The DNA region GATATAGCAAATATAATAAATGGTTTGCATTTGAGTGTAGGACTTCCTATAACAGATAGACTCATATTAAATCATACTTATGTAGGGTACAGAGGTGGATTGAATTTAATTGAGGATATCTATACTAAGCTTTTATCTTTACAAATTTAAATTATTAATAGAATATTTTCATTGAAGATGCCTTATTTCAAAATATATTTTGTGTATAAGAATTATGATTAAAGCTTCATAATTAAAAAAACACTATGAAATTCATATAATTTTAACTGATTTCATAGTGTTTTTATTGTTATTTTAAATACAGTTTATATAAGGCCTGTGTTCCAAGATCCCCTTTTCCCTGTTCTATAAGTTTATCATATAGCTTTTTTGAAAGACTTAGGGCAGGAGTGTCTAGACCCATGGCATCTGCTTCTTCTAAGGCTATTTTCATATCCTTTACAAAATGTTTAATATAAAAGCCAGGTGCAAAATCACCGTTAAGTATTCTTGGCGCATAAGCACTTAATTGCCAGCTGGCAGCTCCACCAGCACCAATGGATTTCAGAACAGTTTCTGGATCAAGACCAGATTTCTTTGCATATACTAAAGCTTCACATACACCCATTATGTTAGAAGCTATAGCTATTTGATTACACATCTTAGTATGCTGCCCAGCACCGACGCCACCTTGAAGTACTATGTTCTTTCCCATTAATTCGAATATTGGTTTTAAATTTTCAAAAGCTTCCCTGTCTCCGCCTATCATTATGGATAAGGTACCTTCAGCAGCACCTACATCTCCACCAGATACAGGAGCATCCAGAGCAAAGATATCTTTTTCTTTTGCAGCTTCATATATCTTCTTTGCAAGAGATGGCTTAGAAGTGGTCATATCTATAACGTAACTACCTTTTTTAATATTATTAATAATTCCGTTTTGACCTAGATATACTTCTTCTACATCCTTGGGATAGCCTACTATAGTTATAACTACATCTGAATCTTTAGCCAGTTCAGCTAAAGAAGCTTTCCAGATGGCACCTTTATTAATTAAAGCCAATGCTTTTTCTTTAGTTCTATTGTAGACTGATAATTTGTAGCCTCCATCTAATATATGGGAAGCCATGGCAGCTCCCATTACTCCAGTCCCAATAAAACCCACTTTTATATCTGATTTTATCATATTATAAATTCTCCTCTCCTTTACATATTAATTTAATTATAAGTATTTTTGGGTGTTTATACAAATTGATTTGCATAGAGTGGTCATATATAATAAAATTATGAAATTAAATAAAAGTAAATTTTACAGAGGAAAATATATTTATCAGATTATATAGCAATGAGTATTAAAAGTGAAATAGATGGAATAGCCAATAAATAATAATATTTTTGAAAATATTACAGATAATAATAAGGAAACTATATATAGATATTTACAAAGGAGTATTTAAATGAAAATTGAAAAAGG from Clostridium pasteurianum BC1 includes:
- a CDS encoding NAD(P)-dependent oxidoreductase, with amino-acid sequence MIKSDIKVGFIGTGVMGAAMASHILDGGYKLSVYNRTKEKALALINKGAIWKASLAELAKDSDVVITIVGYPKDVEEVYLGQNGIINNIKKGSYVIDMTTSKPSLAKKIYEAAKEKDIFALDAPVSGGDVGAAEGTLSIMIGGDREAFENLKPIFELMGKNIVLQGGVGAGQHTKMCNQIAIASNIMGVCEALVYAKKSGLDPETVLKSIGAGGAASWQLSAYAPRILNGDFAPGFYIKHFVKDMKIALEEADAMGLDTPALSLSKKLYDKLIEQGKGDLGTQALYKLYLK